The Alosa sapidissima isolate fAloSap1 chromosome 8, fAloSap1.pri, whole genome shotgun sequence genome contains a region encoding:
- the slc20a2 gene encoding sodium-dependent phosphate transporter 2 isoform X1, producing the protein MLDEYLWMVIVGFIIAFILAFSVGANDVANSFGTAVGSGVVTLRQACILASIFETLGSMLLGAKVGETIRKGIIDVNLYNETVPVLMAGEVSAMVGSAIWQLIASFLKLPISGTHCIVGATIGFSMVAIGTKGVQWMQLVKIVSSWFISPLLSGLMSGLLFFIIRHFILSKDDPMPNGLRALPLFYATTIGINTFSIMYTGAPLLGLEMMPVWAIALITLAGSIVCAGLVWFLVCPWMRRKIAGQLKEEHLSRISDESLDKIPEEEEEAPVFKELPGANGPDDSVLPLTGPTTPEASGLANGAAPPPPNGRFYGRTHSMTNGCLKSPVSNGSFNFDHMRSDGQVYHTVHKDSGLYKDLLHKIHLGRLEDERSSRADNNYRLLRRNNSYTCYTAAICGMPMQPLRSEAATATEDAEKLVADTVLYSKKRVRYDSYSSYCNAVAEAEIEAEEGGVDVKLASEKMGTPPPGGLEDLPEEEKDEKDRPQVFLLFHFLQILTACFGSFAHGGNDVSNAIGPLVALWMIYEQGGVMQDAATPIWLLFYGGVGICAGLWVWGRRVIQTMGKDLTPITPSSGFTIELASALTVVLASNIGIPVSTTHCKVGSVVAVGWLRSKKAVDWRLFRNIFLAWFVTVPVAGLFSAAVMALFVYGILPYV; encoded by the exons ATGCTGGATGAATATCTGTGGATGGTGATCGTGGGCTTCATCATTGCCTTCATCCTGGCCTTCTCGGTGGGGGCCAACGACGTGGCCAACTCGTTTGGCACGGCGGTGGGCTCGGGCGTGGTGACACTGCGGCAGGCCTGCATCCTGGCCTCCATCTTCGAGACGCTGGGCTCCATGCTGCTCGGTGCCAAGGTGGGCGAGACCATCCGCAAAGGCATCATTGACGTCAACCTGTACAACGAGACGGTGCCCGTCCTCATGGCGGGCGAGGTCAGCGCCATGGTCG GGTCAGCAATATGGCAGCTGATTGCCTCTTTCCTGAAGCTTCCCATCTCAGGAACACACTGCATTGTGGGAGCCACAATCGGCTTTTCCATGGTTGCTATTGGCACCAAGGGCGTGCAGTGGATGCAGCTGGTGAAGATCG TGTCCTCCTGGTTCATCTCCCCTCTGCTGTCTGGTCTCATGTCGGGACtcctcttcttcatcatcaGGCACTTCATTCTCAGCAAG GATGACCCCATGCCCAATGGCTTGAGGGCCCTTCCCCTGTTCTATGCCACTACCATTGGCATCAACACCTTCTCCATTATGTACACTGGAGCCCCAT tgctgGGGCTGGAAATGATGCCAGTATGGGCGATTGCTTTGATAACGTTGGCAGGATCAATAGTATGTGCAGGGTTGGTGTGGTTCTTAGTCTGCCCTTGGATGAGGAGGAAAATTGCTG GCCAGTTGAAAGAGGAGCACCTGTCTCGCATCTCTGATGAGAGCCTGGATAAGAttcctgaggaggaggaggaggcgcccGTGTTTAAGGAGCTTCCAGGGGCCAACGGGCCCGACGACTCAGTGCTGCCACTCACAGGGCCCACCACGCCAGAGGCCAGCGGCCTTGCCAACGGGGCCGCCCCGCCCCCCCCCAACGGCCGCTTCTACG GTCGCACCCACTCCATGACCAACGGCTGCCTGAAGTCTCCCGTGTCCAACGGCAGCTTCAACTTTGACCACATGCGCAGCGACGGCCAGGTGTACCACACGGTGCACAAGGACTCGGGCCTGTACAAAGACCTCCTCCACAAGATCCACCTGGGACGCCTGGAGGACGAGCGCAGCTCGCGCGCCGACAACAACTACCGGCTGCTGCGCCGCAACAACAGCTACACGTGCTACACGGCGGCCATCTGCGGCATGCCCATGCAGCCGCTGCGCTCCGAGGCCGCCACCGCCACCGAGGACGCCGAGAAGCTGGTGGCCGACACGGTGCTCTACTCCAAGAAGCGCGTGCGCTACGACAGCTACTCCAGCTACTGCAACGCCGTGGCCGAGGCGGAGATCGAGGCGGAGGAGGGCGGCGTGGACGTGAAGCTGGCGTCGGAGAAGATGGGCACGCCGCCCCCTGGTGGCCTGGAGGACTTgccggaggaggagaaggacgaGAAGGACAGGCCTCAGGTGTTCCTGCTCTTCCACTTCCTGCAGATCCTGACCGCCTGCTTTGGATCGTTTGCCCATGGAGGCAATGATGTCAG CAATGCCATTGGACCACTGGTGGCGCTGTGGATGATCTATGAGCAGGGCGGTGTGATGCAGGACGCGGCCACACCCATCTGGCTGCTGTTCTACGGGGGCGTGGGCATCTGCGCTGGCCTGTGGGTCTGGGGTCGGCGCGTCATCCAGACCATGGGCAAAGACCTTACCCCAATTACCCCTTCCAG TGGATTCACTATAGAGTTGGCCTCCGCACTCACTGTTGTGCTCGCTTCCAATATTGGAATTCCTGTCAGTACCACCCACTGCAAG gtggGCTCTGTTGTGGCTGTGGGTTGGCTGCGTTCCAAGAAGGCGGTGGACTGGCGACTCTTCAGGAATATCTTCCTGGCGTGGTTCGTGACGGTGCCAGTGGCCGGCCTGTTCAGCGCGGCCGTGATGGCTCTGTTCGTGTACGGCATCCTGCCCTACGTCTGA
- the slc20a2 gene encoding sodium-dependent phosphate transporter 2 isoform X2 encodes MLDEYLWMVIVGFIIAFILAFSVGANDVANSFGTAVGSGVVTLRQACILASIFETLGSMLLGAKVGETIRKGIIDVNLYNETVPVLMAGEVSAMVGSAIWQLIASFLKLPISGTHCIVGATIGFSMVAIGTKGVQWMQLVKIVSSWFISPLLSGLMSGLLFFIIRHFILSKDDPMPNGLRALPLFYATTIGINTFSIMYTGAPLLGLEMMPVWAIALITLAGSIVCAGLVWFLVCPWMRRKIAGQLKEEHLSRISDESLDKIPEEEEEAPVFKELPGANGPDDSVLPLTGPTTPEASGLANGAAPPPPNGRFYGRTHSMTNGCLKSPVSNGSFNFDHMRSDGQVYHTVHKDSGLYKDLLHKIHLGRLEDERSSRADNNYRLLRRNNSYTCYTAAICGMPMQPLRSEAATATEDAEKLVADTVLYSKKRVRYDSYSSYCNAVAEAEIEAEEGGVDVKLASEKMGTPPPGGLEDLPEEEKDEKDRPQVFLLFHFLQILTACFGSFAHGGNDVSNAIGPLVALWMIYEQGGVMQDAATPIWLLFYGGVGICAGLWVWGRRVIQTMGKDLTPITPSRWALLWLWVGCVPRRRWTGDSSGISSWRGS; translated from the exons ATGCTGGATGAATATCTGTGGATGGTGATCGTGGGCTTCATCATTGCCTTCATCCTGGCCTTCTCGGTGGGGGCCAACGACGTGGCCAACTCGTTTGGCACGGCGGTGGGCTCGGGCGTGGTGACACTGCGGCAGGCCTGCATCCTGGCCTCCATCTTCGAGACGCTGGGCTCCATGCTGCTCGGTGCCAAGGTGGGCGAGACCATCCGCAAAGGCATCATTGACGTCAACCTGTACAACGAGACGGTGCCCGTCCTCATGGCGGGCGAGGTCAGCGCCATGGTCG GGTCAGCAATATGGCAGCTGATTGCCTCTTTCCTGAAGCTTCCCATCTCAGGAACACACTGCATTGTGGGAGCCACAATCGGCTTTTCCATGGTTGCTATTGGCACCAAGGGCGTGCAGTGGATGCAGCTGGTGAAGATCG TGTCCTCCTGGTTCATCTCCCCTCTGCTGTCTGGTCTCATGTCGGGACtcctcttcttcatcatcaGGCACTTCATTCTCAGCAAG GATGACCCCATGCCCAATGGCTTGAGGGCCCTTCCCCTGTTCTATGCCACTACCATTGGCATCAACACCTTCTCCATTATGTACACTGGAGCCCCAT tgctgGGGCTGGAAATGATGCCAGTATGGGCGATTGCTTTGATAACGTTGGCAGGATCAATAGTATGTGCAGGGTTGGTGTGGTTCTTAGTCTGCCCTTGGATGAGGAGGAAAATTGCTG GCCAGTTGAAAGAGGAGCACCTGTCTCGCATCTCTGATGAGAGCCTGGATAAGAttcctgaggaggaggaggaggcgcccGTGTTTAAGGAGCTTCCAGGGGCCAACGGGCCCGACGACTCAGTGCTGCCACTCACAGGGCCCACCACGCCAGAGGCCAGCGGCCTTGCCAACGGGGCCGCCCCGCCCCCCCCCAACGGCCGCTTCTACG GTCGCACCCACTCCATGACCAACGGCTGCCTGAAGTCTCCCGTGTCCAACGGCAGCTTCAACTTTGACCACATGCGCAGCGACGGCCAGGTGTACCACACGGTGCACAAGGACTCGGGCCTGTACAAAGACCTCCTCCACAAGATCCACCTGGGACGCCTGGAGGACGAGCGCAGCTCGCGCGCCGACAACAACTACCGGCTGCTGCGCCGCAACAACAGCTACACGTGCTACACGGCGGCCATCTGCGGCATGCCCATGCAGCCGCTGCGCTCCGAGGCCGCCACCGCCACCGAGGACGCCGAGAAGCTGGTGGCCGACACGGTGCTCTACTCCAAGAAGCGCGTGCGCTACGACAGCTACTCCAGCTACTGCAACGCCGTGGCCGAGGCGGAGATCGAGGCGGAGGAGGGCGGCGTGGACGTGAAGCTGGCGTCGGAGAAGATGGGCACGCCGCCCCCTGGTGGCCTGGAGGACTTgccggaggaggagaaggacgaGAAGGACAGGCCTCAGGTGTTCCTGCTCTTCCACTTCCTGCAGATCCTGACCGCCTGCTTTGGATCGTTTGCCCATGGAGGCAATGATGTCAG CAATGCCATTGGACCACTGGTGGCGCTGTGGATGATCTATGAGCAGGGCGGTGTGATGCAGGACGCGGCCACACCCATCTGGCTGCTGTTCTACGGGGGCGTGGGCATCTGCGCTGGCCTGTGGGTCTGGGGTCGGCGCGTCATCCAGACCATGGGCAAAGACCTTACCCCAATTACCCCTTCCAG gtggGCTCTGTTGTGGCTGTGGGTTGGCTGCGTTCCAAGAAGGCGGTGGACTGGCGACTCTTCAGGAATATCTTCCTGGCGTGGTTCGTGA